In Vitis vinifera cultivar Pinot Noir 40024 chromosome 4, ASM3070453v1, the genomic window tttaatttaaataaattatacatataaaaattatttatatatttataatatcaagtcaatgaaataaaacattttattaattaaaaaaataacttttaaatatattttttgttttacttattctaacAAACtcttttattaactcaaccaaacattttcttttttttttttagaacaaaaatggtttttcaaaataattttcgaaaacaacaaccaaatagGCCTTTATATACATATTTTGTATGTAACCgttatataaaaaattctaaaaaaaaataggatagAATGAATCTTTGTGATTCAGAAAATTCCTTTGATGCCTATAAATAAGCTAATTTTATTTGATCAAGACATCAAACAAGTTAAGAGCTTATCACATTGTAACATATCTTTGTGCTATACAAAACATTCTTATACAATatcaagttttcttttcttcaagtGTTGTTTTTATTGGGTATTTTGGCTATTGAGTCATAGAACATTACTAAGTATAGCTAACTAAGGGCAAGGATAAGGCTAaagtgatgtttgtttttttacttaattttaaatagaattttaatgtttaataatgttaaatattaagtggtttgtttttataatattttatttctattatatatttaaaagtaaaaaaatattaatatattatttttctatttaaaaaataaaatattttgattttttttatttagtaaaaaatttaccatattttattaaaaaaaatagaaaaacaaataacttaaattatgaaaacaaattattttcaacaaaatgttaaaaaaataaataccctCCAAGTCTTAAATTGCCAAAGTCACATGTAAGCTTAGAGAAAAGTTATATCCGAAAATGGCCACCGAATAGACTTATCATCAAAATACCTCTTGATACTCATAAAAGcaactaaataataataaagttataatggaattttgaaaatataatgtaaaaaaatatatataaaaaaaatagggcATTTAGACGGAGTGATTTCAATCCAACTTTTAGATACAAACAAAAACCACACTTTGACTGTAGCTTCAAttcaaaactataatatatataaattttttttttcagtttagaAGGAGAAGTTGTAATTAAAATATACCGCTTCAAATCACATTCAAAAAATGCGATttggattcaatttttaaaaataaattagaatttacATGGAGAAACCGTGGCttcaattcaaaattagaaattactacttcaattaaaaaaaataaaacttgcaTTTAGAAGATGCAACTTCAAGTTAAATTCAAAAATCACACTTAGAAGGTGTGCATTTAGAAGATACAACttcaattcaaattaaaaaaaaaaaaaatcaataatcaTTAAAAAGTACTCAGAAACTGTGGCctcaattcaaattaaaaatatttatgattttattttattttaaatttaaaaatcaggAATGATTGTAATATGTATAGACAATGGatacaaatttgaattttttgagtttttatggcttattcataattttatggtataaaattatttattgaccaaattttgttaagatgattaattgaatgataaaataaaatattaattttagtatttattgACCCTATTTTGGATCAATTAGGTATTTGAGCCGGTTGAGGTGGAAATGGTGTATAGGTGCATTATTGTGagcaatattttaaaaattagattgaTCATTAAACTAAGAAAGATATTAGTTCATGTTCAATGATGTAGTTAAATCATAAGGGAAtcaataatatcataaatatataattatattttattaaaatttaaaataattttaataaattaatatatatgtatttaatatgtcaaatgaaatgataaaagataaatttaaatatactaatatattaaattttattaaatagtatAGGTATAATGTTTAAgtatgaagatatatttaagataaaaataaaaatataatatttaattttatctatttatttatatatttttattttaaaattttaaaaattattatattaattaatttttattatttttatatctgtcattaataattattataaaaataagcataaatataaatatttttgtttatttaaatgatttatgtgacaaaaatagaaaaagagaatatataaatatttactaTATCATATCTCAAAACGGTTGTGAAGCATAGTAGTTATTTGTTccttttatcaattttataaaccACACTCATTCAATGTGCAGGAAAGTGGTGTAGTGGGCCAGTGAGGTTGGTCGGTTCCTAAGAAATCGCCCAATCCAATCCGATTTTCCAAACTTGCCTAAAAGCAAGTGACCCTCCAATTAGACATCTGACTCCCCTCCAATTAGATTACGTCTCCCCTCTAAGTGACTTGACACTCAAAAAATGtacttaaaaaaggaaaatgagtttGTGTGAACCCGCATTTCGGTTCATGCATTTCTTactcgatggtgagctcgatttttattttgaaaatgattttatttttaagaaaatgatttggagtcgctacttatttttgttttatttttaaagggtaaacaaaataagaaagaaaactctaagtgtgactccttattccAAAAAagatggtctgtgaaaaatcggatcgggttcagggatcaagttacttatcgggaaggtacggtaaaaattatagcacccctctaagtccttaaagacagatctctactaataaaatgaagcaaacaTGACGATTGATAAGTAAATCAATAAATACTGAATGAAAATTACAACAAAATACCCAAATGAATATGAGAGGCAAATAACGTACCTGAGTGATGACCTGATTTATTTCATTGGAAGCAAGGGTTAGTGAACAAACACATAATAATTGTGTGTATATCATAGAATAGAATAAATCAATCACATAtagcaatcaaatcaatcaatcataaaatcacatatgttaGGCTCCCaccaaaattcatttatttttgcatgaattaattctgtAAATTTCATGacttggaattacaaaattgaatttatgcttattttaaaacatttaaaaaaaatcatggaaattatgaaaattgcatgcCGAAGAAAATAACAGctaattttattggaaaaatgggatttttggtGTCTTAAAGATgtctaaggatgaaaatttgaagagttgagattgtttttttttaaaaaaaaaactaggatttggaaaattatttgaagaatgagatttgaaaaatcattttttcaaaattaaagatGGTGAAATGGGGAATGGCACGTGGGTCAAAGGTGACCATGCATAGGTGGCCATGCATTGACACGCACATGGAGAGGTAATGAGGGAGAACCAAGTAAGAATGAAGTCTAGAATGCCACTGCGTCTGCTCTGTCAACAACCCATCTTCAAATGAAACCTCCTCAACTCAATATGCAAAACCCAACTTCTTTGCCCTGAAATGCTCAATGTTTGCAACTGGCAAACAATTCAAAGTCTTTGTAATGAACTCAATTTCAACACACTCCACATCCTTTATCACCAAAATCTTTGCTTGAGTAAGACAATTCAACGACAAATCCGTCATTTCATCTCTATGTATACTCTTCTGAATCAATAGAACGTTACAGCCAATACCCTTAATCTTCCTAATCATACCCAGAATAtagtttctttcttctttcaatATCCGGTCCATTTGGGTATAATCGGAAATCACTATACTCTGCTCAATATCAGTCTTTGGAGTCAAAATCTGAAACTGGATCACTACAATCTTAGCATTCTCCACCCCGGTTGGCCTACTAGCCGAGTGACTGATCTTCTTGTCGAAAACCAAACTCTTGACCCAAGCGGTATCGTCCACAATAACTCCCATGCAGCAACCTGCGGAGACCACGTCCAGGTGCAACCACGTGGCGACGGATCTCATGGTCTTCCTCATAAAATATGGTAAGTGTTGCCTCAGGTTGGAACTCTTTAACACGGAAATCCTGTTTCACCCAACCTTGAATGTCACCTTGGACCAGGTATGGCCTCTTAACCTCAAGTTTTCTCAAATATCTTGCAATACTTTTGGAATGATTACCATCAGCATAAACAGAGATGAAAACTTAGATGCCATCCTAAGCAATATCAAAAACCCTCCCGTCATGAGCGTCAAACTGGGTATTAGAAGCAAGCGGTTGCACCATTAGTGGTCATACGTTGACATGTAGATGTTAAATCTGAAGGACAGTCTGGATTTGAAGCATACCGACTCCTTGTAGGCTTTTCTGTCTCCTCGAATCGTGAAGAAGAATTCCTAGATGAGGGTGGAAGAAGTGGGTTCATAGGGTGATGGAAGAAATGGGTTTGGAGGTGGCCGTGTGCATGAAGGGTGTAAGGATGGTGAAATGGAATGGGTTTGATAGGTATTAGAGTGAGTATGATGGATGGTAAGAATGAAGGTGAATTATTGATGATGAATATGGTAGAGTGTGAGGTGATTAGTGGGGGTGTGATTAGATGGGTATGGTTATGGATACAGTTATGGGTATGGTGAGGTGTGGGGTTTGAAAAATAGGTATGAAGAGCATATGGTATAGAAAGATGAATGGGTGAGGAATGGGTGGTGAACTAGTTAGTGAGAGGAATGGGTACAAATGTGGGCACGAAGCGGGTATGAGCACGGAATGGGTATAATGTGACCATGCATGGTCATGCAAAGGTGAGAAGAAATGGGTACAtgatgtggtgtagagagagaaaatgtggtgaaaaagaaaatgggtaaGTTGGGTATTGGAGGGTGGTGATATGCATGGGTATTATGGAGGATGTGGAGGGTCATGAGATGGATAACATGATGAATTTGAAAGTGGTGGATATGAGGGTAGAAGAAGTAACTAGCTGTGGATACTATGGGCATGAAGAATGATAAAATGGGtatgaaaatgaagagaaatgaGGTTGGAGATGGCTATGTGTATGAGACTTCAAGAACGTGGAAAGTGATAGAGATGAAATGAAGGTGGTTTGGATGGATGATGGGGATGAAATGTGGGGTATGCATGTGAAGGGTACGTGATGTGGAGGGGTAAAATAGGTATGAAGGTTGAAAATGGAGTGAGATAGAAGCGATCGTGGGCATGGGGTTCCATCCACGTGAATGAGAAGTGAATAACGGGTTTGATGGGCATGCGTGAGAGGTGTGGGATGGCTTTGATGGAACAAACAATGAAAGGTGGTGAGATAAATATTTAATGGGTATGagaaggtttagagagagaagggTGGTGAGAAAAATGAGGGGTAATAGACATGAAAGATGAAAACGTGGCAGAGAGGGGAAAATGGGCATGATGGGTATGGTAATGAGCGGGGTTACCTGTATGATGGAATATGGGTTTACGGGTTTAATGAGGAAGTGGTGAAATGGAATAGATGTATATACATGTGGTGTGTATGGGAGATGTGGAGATTGAGTAGTAAATTATTATGGGTATGAACGGTCTGAGGTTTAGGATGGGATGAATGATACATGGTGATGGGTATGAtggtatacatatatatatatatataaaacagaGAGTGATGAGGTTTTCGTGCATGACATTAGGAGAATGGACATGTGGGTGATTAATGGTGGTGAAATGAGGGATGGAAGTATACGTTCATAGTGGGTATGGGAGTGAGAATGGGTATGGAAATGAAGCGGGTTGTTACCGTGAATGTGAAGGATGAGGAAACGAGTATAGGGGATGGGTTTGGAGGATGAGTAGAGGCACTCTTACCATGCGTATCAAACGAACCAACTAGCAGTGGGTCCAGTGAATTAGTCAGTGGGATGACATCTGAATGTAAATCTGAGGTACCGTAAACACACCTGCTCTTCCAACCATGGCTTTTTCTTGGTCTCAGAAACTCGAAATTCCATACCAAGTGGCATTCAATCCTCAAGAACAACTCAAGTGCCTAATAAATTCCAACAAAACTCAGTAGCTATAACAATCTCCTCTCGTATTTTGACCTCTATGGATTTCTTCCATAAATCATGCCCTCTCATGCAATTTTAGCTTTGGTTATGAACTGCTAGGTTCACCTTGGATCCGGTTTATACCAATCTTACAACCTTGAATGTACGTCCAGAGGAAAATAAATGAACCAGAGAAAAACAACAAGAAAAGAACACGAGGCCTTTAACAATCATGTTGAAcccatttcatcattttattcatAAGACCAACAATCAATGGGTTAAAAACAGAGGATATTCACAAGAGCAGAGCACAAAATACAGCAAACCTTTCAAATATTAAACCAAAAATCAACAAACCACAACAACCcaacaaacaaaattaaaaataaaagagaat contains:
- the LOC104879160 gene encoding T-complex protein 1 subunit delta yields the protein MRSVATWLHLDVVSAGCCMGVIVDDTAWVKSLVFDKKISHSASRPTGVENAKIVVIQFQILTPKTDIEQSIVISDYTQMDRILKEERNYILGMIRKIKGIGCNVLLIQKSIHRDEMTDLSLNCLTQAKILVIKDVECVEIEFITKTLNCLPVANIEHFRAKKLGFAY